ATAAATTGATATTGGCTAGGTTACCAGGCTAGATAGAATTCTCTTGCCTCCATTTTCCAGGACCCTTTCAGCCAAATCTTTCCCCAGATACACGGGGTCCTCGGATGAACCCTCGCTCTTAAGCCTAATCATTTCTTTACCATCGGGGGAGGCAATTAATCCAATAATCCTGATTCTATCCGCTATTACTTCAGCATAGCATCCCACCGGAACCCGGCAACTGCCACTCAACCTCTCCAGGAATGCCCTTTCCGCTAACGCGACAACCTCAGTCTCTTCGTGGTTAATCTCAGCGATTATCTCCTCGACCTCCTCATCGCCCTCCCGGGATTCTACTGCAATTATGCCCTGTCCCGGCGAGGGAACCAGTGACTCAAGCGAGAAGATTTCAGTAATCTCATTCTCTAACCCCATTCTTTTGAGACCGGAAACCGCAAGCACGACACCGTCGAGCTCACTGCTCTTTAATTTCCCCACCCTAGTATCGACGTTTCCCCTGATTGGAAGAACCTCTATATCCGGACGAAGGCCAAGGAGCTGGGCTTGGCGTCTTAAGGAACCGGTCCCCAGGCGGGCCCCTTTTGAGAGGTCATAAAACTTGATACCTTCCCTCGATAATAAGGCGTCCCTGGGATCTTCCCTCTCGGTTACCGCACCAATCTTGAGTCCCTTGGGGAGAATGGTGGGCAGATCCTTCATGCTATGGACGGCCAGGTCGATTTCACCGTGTAAAAGGGGCTCTTCTATCTCCTTCACGAAAACCCCTTTCCCCCCGATTTTGGAAAGATGAGCATCGGACAGTTTGTCCCCGGTAGTGCGGATTATGTATATCTCTATTTTTATATCAGGGAATTCGGCTAGGATTTTGCTTTTTATGAATTCGGCTTGCCAAAGGGCCAGACGGCTTCCCCTACTTCCAATCCTTAGTGATCGCCTCATCTTCCCCTTCATCATAGAGTTCAAATTCCCCCTCCAGTCTGAATAGCCTGTTTATGGCGTCTACGTAAAGAGCCCCGAGGGAAGTAGAGGATTCCTTTTTTAGATTCATCAGCGGGTTGTGAAGGATCTTGCCGATTATACCCGAAGCCATGCTCTCGATTATCTTCTTTTCCCTATCGGAGAAATTTCCCAGCCTACGAAGCGCCTTTTCTATCTCCATCGCTTTTATATCATCAAACCTTCTTTTAAGCTCGATTATGGTAGGAAAAACCTTGAGTGCGTCGAGCCACCCGAGGAAATGCCTTTCTCCCTCGAGTACTACCTCTTCGGCCTTTTCCGCATTTTCACGCCTGGTCTTCATATTGTCGTCGAGCACCGCTTTCAGGTCATCGATATCGTACAGGTAAACATTCGGTATTTCTTCGATCCGGGGGTCTATATCGCGGGGGACGGCTATGTCTATCATGAACATGGGCTCGTTTTTCCTCAGCTTGAGAGCTTCCCTGACGTGCTGGGGACGGATTACGAAATCAGCCGAGCCCGTTGCCGTGATGACTATATCCGCTTCCTTCAGCAGATAATAAACCTCCTCCATTTTCACCGCCTTGCCGTTCAACACATCGGCCAGGGCTTTTGCGTTCTCCCGCCTTCTGCTCGCAATTATCAGCTCCCTTATCCCTGCTTTAATCAGATGCCGGGCGGCGAGCTCGGCCATATCCCCGGCTCCGATGAGCATAACCGTTCTTCTTGATAGGTCGTCGAAGATCCTCTTAGCCAGTTCGACGGCGACGTAGCTTACGGAAACAGACTGGGTGCCTATCCCGGTCTCCGCCCTGACCTTCTTTGCCACGAAAAAGGCGGTGTGGAAAAGGCGGTTAAGAATGAGTCTTACCGTTCCCTTGTTGGCCGCCACCCTGAAGGCCTCCTTGACCTGGCCCAAGATCTGAGGCTCCCCTATTACCATGGAATCGAGACTGGATGCTACCCTAAACAGATGCCTTACAGCCGAACGGCCGGTCAGTGTATAAAAATAGGAAGAAAAATGTTCCTCTTTGACGTCGTGAAACTCCGAAAGAAACCGCTTGATATCCTCTGCGCAAGTTTCAGCGTCCTCGGATACGGCATATACCTCGACCCGGTTACAGGTAGAGAGTATCAGACATTCCTCGATGCTCCTTTTTTTATGTAATTCTTCCAAACCTACATCAAAGGCCGGTTCATGGAAAGAAAAGCACTCCCTTATTTCCACCGGAGCCGTCTTATGACTGAGGCCGACAACGACTATTTGCATCATCTGACGAAAGAGCACTCTAACAAAGGTCTGGTCTTAGAGCATAAAACAATAACAATATATAACATATAAATTTACTGTTGATAAGATTTTACCGGTCAAGTGCCTCAGGAAAAGCCGGGATTAGGACTATTTTTCTCCTAAGCGGGTCTACGCTCTCCACCTGAAGGCTTATTTCTTCCCCTTCTGTTAAAACCGTCTCCGAGCCTAATGATATAGGCACCTCCAAGAGGTAATCCGGCAGATAGACGGATGCCCCTCTTTCCCTTATCGAGCTCACTATTCCCTGGATCCGCTGTCCCTCGAACTCGCTCAGATACTTTAGAAGCCAGTATCTCTCCCTGGACCTTTCAATCATTTTTTTCTCGCGAACTCCAACCTCTATCTGCAGATACAACCTCTCTATATCATCATCGGTATAGGACGGCCCCTCTCCTTCCATTTCTCCGAGCATTTGCCTCTGCAAAATTAGGTCGAAATACCGTCGGATAGGAGAGGTTATCTGTACATAGGCATCAAGACCCAGGGACAGGTGGGGTTCGGCAGAGAGTCCGACCCGGGAGGGCTTGAGAAACTTCACCGCTTTCAACGGGAATAAAGGATCTTTTTCATCGAGCGCCCTGGCTTCCTCAGAGATAGGTTCCTGCTGCGAACGGAATATTGCCGGGAGCTTCTTGTCCTTGAAGAATCGCGCCGAAAGCCAATTCATCAGGATCATGAACTCGGAGACCACTATGTGAGAAATCGTATTCATATAAATCTTCCGGATATGGATTTTCCCCCGGTCATCGATTCTTATCTTCAGTTGCGGAAGCTCCACGATGAAGGCACCGGCATCCAGCCTTCTTTTTCTGAGGGCCAAAGCTATCTCCACCAGCTTTGCCCTCTGAGGGCTCCGCCCGAAGAAATCCGCGGCCTCGCCGTAGGTAAGGTTCTTTCTGACCAGGATCTTTGACCGGGCAAACCGGTAACTTTTCAAATTATAGTTCTCGTCGAATAACGCCAGTAACGAGATTGCCAGCTTGGGAGACCCTTCAAACAGGCTCAGCTTCCGCCTTATAAGCTCGGCGGGGAACATGTGTATGTGCCCCTCCGGAAGGTAGATGGTCTCCCCGCGCCTGCTGGCCTCCTCGTCCAGATGACTCCATTTGGGGATAAAACTAGCGACATTGGCAATGTGCACACCGACCAAAAGGCCCTCCGGAAGCTCATCGACGGAGATGGCATCATCGATATCCTCGGTGGTCTCGTCGTCTACAGAATAGGTCTCCATACGGGTAAGGTCTTCTATACCCTCCTCGGGGGCCGCTTTCGCCGTGATCTCCTCTGCTTCTTCGATGGCCTTCTTGGGAAATTTTTCATCTATACCCAGCCTCTTGAAAAGCGGGTCCTCATCGTCTTTCCAGTTCCCGGTTTTTATCAGAAACTCGATAGCACCCTCTACGTCCTTTATCCCCACCTGAGACATGAAGGACCTTGCCTCAGACGACCTTTCGAAACGGTCGAGATGAATCACGTACCCCTTGAGCAGCTCTACGTAATTGGTAAAATTAAATCCCTCGACCGTGACCTCATTTCCCTCTATTATGTCCTTAGCCCACCTCACGGCGGCTCTTTGCTCAAGGAGTCTCTTCCTTTCCGACTCTTTGCGGGCTATAGTATCCTCGACCTCTTTGGGCGTCCGTGGTTTATATCCCCCTTCCTCCCTCTTAAAATAGAGGTCGTCCTTGTCGATGGCCCAGAAAAATAAAAGGGCATCCTCGCTCTTGAAGTTATCATCGCCGAAATAGAGCTCCATCAGCTCATCCAGCGTTAATTCCCTCTCCGAGTCAAAAACGCATTCCCAGAGCGTTTTTAAGTCCACCCTTTCCCGCTTTTCCTCTAGTTCTCTCCTCAGTTCCCTGAGCCTGAGCTTCTTCTCCGACTGGGTAAGCTCGTCGACCACCTTGATCCCGGTGGAAAGGGTTATCTTCTCTAGCTCGATCTCGATCTCCCTGGCTTCTTCGGAGAACAGAGAAACCTTCTCGCCAACCCCTCCCCTCAGTATTCCAAATGAAGGCTCCCTTCTTTTTCTGAAGACGACTATCTCGTTAGGCTTGGGCGTCTTATTAACCATGACTTGGATATATTTTATACCATTTAGAAAGATGGATTCCAAAAATTGAGTAGAGAAAACTTTAGGTTTGTACACCGTCAATTTCTAGATAACGAGGGACAAAACCTGGCCACACGCCTAGCTCGCTTTCTTCCCCAGGCTGGAGTGACAACCACCCTGTCCACTTGGGTTGGTCGTGTATCAGTCCTTCCGATTGATAGAAAGTGGCTGGACTCGGGGAACGTGATCGCGCCGATACACCATAACAGTGCGCCTGAACTCGATGACCACCTTGCCGTCCTGGTTGAAACCCGTCGTTTTGAACCGCACGATCCCCATGTGCGGGCGCGAGCGCGACTCGCGTTTCTCTAGGACTTCACTCCGGGCATATAGCGTGTCCCCATCAAAAACCGGGCCCGGACTTCATCTCAGTTGCCGCTTTTCCCTTAACGGCTTTGAGCGCCTCAGCCAGCGTAATCTCCTCCCCCCGTCCGTCCACGTAATGAATGTCGAATGCTGAGTCAGAGTAAACGTAGAATAGGCAAGCCTGCTCGCATCGGAATTGATGGACATGACGAGAAGGTATCATCGCAAAACCGCCCGCTCGCAGTGTGAACGGTTTCCCATCCTTCATTTCCAGGCGGGCGACGCCGCTCACCAGCATCAGGTGCTCATTCGGTGTATGCCAGTGCCACGGGATCGAACACCCGGTCGCCACTTTGGCGAGGACAATAGAAGGCCCTTTCGTGGGATCACCGCTCTGCACAGAGCCCGGCGCGCATGTTGGCAGCCCCGGAACAATTACGAACTTCATCTCCGCTATATTCTGCCCTGCCGATCTACCACCCGACTCCCGTCCCTGAGTGGGCGCCGAGACGAATAGAATCAATGACAGCGTGAATAAACAGAATTGCCATCGGATAGTCATAAGCTCTACCCCCTGTATTTGAATAAATGTTCCCACCAAATTTTCCTGACATCAACCTGTTTAGCAATAGCCTAACTACTAGTCAGACTGCGGAATGCAACACCGTATACTAAAAAGAGGATGTTATACCGCAAATCGTTGCTCTACCTAGCCTGTCCTACTTCCGTACTTCTTCTCATATTCCCAAATTAGATTTTCTGAGAACGTTGTTTATATCTTCTTTAACTATCCGATAATAAAACCTCAAGAAATGAACCCCAAGATTCTCGAGTCTCTGGCCATATCCTTTACATAAACCTCTTCAAAATATATGGCTAACACCGTCAATTTCTATTGCCGGCATAACATACCCCTGCATCCCCTCTCAAGAGGGGACTAAAGTGGTGCATTTCCTGCCAAGAGCTGACTCGATAAAAAATCCCCTCCCGAGACCTGTACTGAGCATGGCCGAAGGAGGGGTGGCTCGAAGAGTGTCAGGACGGGAACCTAGGTTACAGAATAGACCGATTCTAATTGATTGGTCAGTTAATTTGATTGCTGCCGTACAGGTGGAGCCATGAACTCAGGGCCAACCGGGTCTTTTACCGTTTCATTTATGATTTTGTCTATAGTTTCAAGAGCTTCTTTATCGAGCGACCAGCCCATAATGTCATCCACAGAATCAAGCTGAGCAGGATTGCGGGCGCCCCATAGAGCAATGCCGGCACCCGGCTGGTCAAGCATCCAGCGAACGGCTAAGTGTATTACTCTTTTGCCGTATTTTTCTCTGGCAAAATTGTCCAATCTTTCCACCGCCCTCAAATACTGGCTATAGCGAGGTTCTTTGAACTTCGGGTCGAACTTCCGAATATCGTCCCCCTCAAACTTAGTGTCCGACTTCATTCTGCCGCTCAATAAACCTCGGCAAAGAGCACCATACAGGAGCGTCGTGATTTCGTTTTTATGACAGTAAGGCAAAACGTCTTTTTCTATTCCCCTCTCGAATAAATTATAAGGAGGCTGAGAGACACGTAGCAGGGCTGTCTTTCGAAAAATCTCCATCTGCTCTACCGAATAGTTGCTAACCCCAATCGCCTTGATCTTTCCCTGTTTATAAAGTTCATTCATTGCTTCTGCGGTTTCTTCAATCGGAACAATCGGGTCGGGCCAGTGAATTTGATAGATGTCAATATAATCTGTCTGAAGCCGTCTCAATGAATATTCTATTTCTTCAGCAATTCTAGCCTTGGATGAATTGCGAAATACCTTCCCGTCTTTCCATTCAAGTCCCACCTTGGTAGCAATTACCACCTTTTCACGATTCCCATATTGAGCCACGGCTTTACCTACGATTTCTTCGGACAAACCAAATCCATAAACGGGAGCGGTGTCAATAAGGTTTATCCCCTTATCCAATGCGGAATGGATTGTGCGTATCGATGCCTCCTCTTCCGTCCCTCCCCACAACCAACCTCCGATTGCCCACGTTCCCAGCCCGATGCGCGAGGCTTTGATATCAGTTCCAGTTATTTGTATATACTCCATAATCACCTCCCGAGTAATCTAAGATATTTGTACTTGCCATTTTTGTGGAAATAAAGCTTAACACAATATGCGTTAATGTTGGGGTAATCGTCCTACCGAACTCACGACGGAATCCTGGTGATTGACTATTCAATGGATCTTACCTTAAGGCAAACACAAGGTTTCTCCCTAGAGAATTCCACAAGATATCAAGAGAAAAGAACGTGATAAAAATTGGTCTGTTGGTTTAAGTGACAATGGTAGCGATAAGATTGGTTAAATTTGACCAAATAAGCTAACCACTAAGGCTCTTTTGGGAATAAAGCCTCTAAGCTAATTAATCTCTTTGGTTCATCAATACCTTGTTTCTCCTCATGGGGTCAATTGACTCTTGATAAATTAGAGCCCCTTCTGCAAGACCCCTGGCCTCAAGAACACGAACAAGATTCCGGTGCGCAAGTTCGTCATCAGGATTAATGTCAATAGCTTTTTTAAACGCCTCTAACGCTTCGTCAGTTTTACCCATCTCAATCAAAGCGCGGCCCAGGTTTGTGTACGCCTCTCCAAAGTTTGGGTTAAGTTCGATTGTCTTTTTAAGCTCCTCTATCCCCTCTTTAATCTTTCCATCGAGTAACAAAAGAGTTCCTAGGTTATAATGGAAAAGAGCATTATTTGGGTCAGTCCCGACTGCTTTTTTGTATTCCCTCACGGCTTTGTCTATTTCTCCATTTTGCAACAAAGCATTAGCAAGGTTGCTACGAGCAAGGTTGTTATTCGGGTCAATCTCAACTGATTTTTTGTATATCTTTATTGCTTCTTCTATCTTTCCTTTACCTGCCAGAGCGTATCCAAGGTTATTATAGGCAATTGCGTTCTCAGGACTAAGCTCAACCGTACGTCTAAAGTGATAAATGGCCTTTTCATGGTTACCACTGGCTAAATAGGCAGTCCCTAAGTCATTATGAACCAGAGGTAAATCTGGGTTCAAATCGAGGGCTTTTCTTATGTATTCACTTTCCGGGTCCTTACTCGTAGATTTCCAGAGTATAAAATATGCTTCTGCATCACTTGGATTCATCTCTAGAGCCCTCATTGCTTCACTCTTGGCCTCATCATTCATACCCAAGGCATAATAGCTTGTGGCCAAGGCGCGATGGGAGTGATATGAGTTTGGTGCTAACTGGACAGCCTTTAGGCTGTACTGAAGAGAATCATAAGAGGCCCCGCACTCCCCAACTTGCTCTTCAGAACCTATCCAAAATGAGTAAGTCTCTCCAAGTCCGGCATAAGCAGGTGCATATTTTTCATCTACCTCCAGCGCCTTTTTATACCAATTTATCGCATTCTCATATCCCATAGGTGTTGAAAGCAAATAAGCGTTTCTTCCCTTCACAAAGTACTCGTATGCACTTGATTTCTTGAAATCGGTGTCATTGATCATATTGTTAAGGCTCATATTATTAGAAGAATACCCATTCCCTAAGATGGGATGAAGCAATAAAAGAAAAGTGAGAATTCCACCAAAAAAACCAAATCTACCAATTCTCTGTACCCACATATCTGTCCCTCCTTGGCCTTACAAAACCCCGACCCATTCCAAAAAGGTCTCTTAGGCTGTATGAGTGCAAAAGCTATGCCAGATTTTTAATCAGGATTTTGCCTACATTTGTTCAAGAATTCCTCTTCAACTGCACAAAAAGCGGTCATCAGTGGTTAGTTACTAAGCACACTTATACCACCCAATCTTTTAGACCAGTTTTGACTAGATTAATGCTTCATCCCAGGACCCCAGTTGTGCGGCCTTTGCTAAAACCATATATATCGTTTATGGGGTAAAAGACACAATTTCCTCGATGAAAAGATCGGGAATCTTATTACAGAATCTTATTACGTGATATTGACATCAAAGTTTAAAGCGATATGTTATAATTGTACCAAGCAATGAAATACCTAAGCCTTTTATTAGTTTCCAGTGTGTTCTTCTGCTATACGGGTATTTGTTACGCCTTATACGCCTCTCTCACCCCAAATATAATGAAAACAAGTTGTCATACATCCCATCAGGATAAGGTTCCCAAAACTGATGCCACCACTTATTCATACAATAACCCAGATTCCGAAATGAATCAGATCGGTATGTGTCAGGATGCGCTTCTAAGTGCGCACAATAGTTACGACCTTAATCTAAAAGACACCCTTTTATACTCTCTTGTAGTAAACTTACCAAGCATAAAGATTAATAAACCTTTCAATTCTCTTTTGGACTCAGAAACAAACAGGGAATACCGGCCACCCGATTTATTCATCTTAAATTCCAGCCTTTTACTATAATAGCCAATCATAGTCCTGCTTCTGCCTAGTGGTATAACGCCCAATAATACCACTATTTTGCCTTTAACCTTATCCTTCGGCAGAAGCCAGGCCACCGATAAATCCATTCGAAAAATCGAGAATAGGAGGTATAAAGCCATGAGGAGATATGGTAGTGGCAAAAAAATGATTTGGGGACTCATCTTGTCTGTCCTATTGATTCCCCTATTTATAACCGCTTGTGCCCAGACGAAAGGAGAGTTCGTTAAGATTAGCACTGACATTTATCCGCCAAAGTCAGAGGCGCAAGAGATTCTAGTTACTAGGAGTGATGCCTACAGGCCTTACAAAGAGATTGGCATTGTGAAAGCAGAGGGAAATCAACATACCGATGAGGCGGCATGCCTTGCGAAAATAAGCCAGATTGCCAGAGAATCTGGAGCAGATGCGGTTATAAAGGCCCATGTAGAACAAAGGGAGAGATTAGTTTCCAGGCAACTCACGGCAGATAAGCTTCGTAGAACCGTGAAATATAAAGTCAAAGAACCGGTTTGTG
The Thermodesulfobacteriota bacterium DNA segment above includes these coding regions:
- a CDS encoding cupin domain-containing protein yields the protein MGTFIQIQGVELMTIRWQFCLFTLSLILFVSAPTQGRESGGRSAGQNIAEMKFVIVPGLPTCAPGSVQSGDPTKGPSIVLAKVATGCSIPWHWHTPNEHLMLVSGVARLEMKDGKPFTLRAGGFAMIPSRHVHQFRCEQACLFYVYSDSAFDIHYVDGRGEEITLAEALKAVKGKAATEMKSGPGF
- the hemC gene encoding hydroxymethylbilane synthase, whose translation is MRRSLRIGSRGSRLALWQAEFIKSKILAEFPDIKIEIYIIRTTGDKLSDAHLSKIGGKGVFVKEIEEPLLHGEIDLAVHSMKDLPTILPKGLKIGAVTEREDPRDALLSREGIKFYDLSKGARLGTGSLRRQAQLLGLRPDIEVLPIRGNVDTRVGKLKSSELDGVVLAVSGLKRMGLENEITEIFSLESLVPSPGQGIIAVESREGDEEVEEIIAEINHEETEVVALAERAFLERLSGSCRVPVGCYAEVIADRIRIIGLIASPDGKEMIRLKSEGSSEDPVYLGKDLAERVLENGGKRILSSLVT
- the hemA gene encoding glutamyl-tRNA reductase translates to MMQIVVVGLSHKTAPVEIRECFSFHEPAFDVGLEELHKKRSIEECLILSTCNRVEVYAVSEDAETCAEDIKRFLSEFHDVKEEHFSSYFYTLTGRSAVRHLFRVASSLDSMVIGEPQILGQVKEAFRVAANKGTVRLILNRLFHTAFFVAKKVRAETGIGTQSVSVSYVAVELAKRIFDDLSRRTVMLIGAGDMAELAARHLIKAGIRELIIASRRRENAKALADVLNGKAVKMEEVYYLLKEADIVITATGSADFVIRPQHVREALKLRKNEPMFMIDIAVPRDIDPRIEEIPNVYLYDIDDLKAVLDDNMKTRRENAEKAEEVVLEGERHFLGWLDALKVFPTIIELKRRFDDIKAMEIEKALRRLGNFSDREKKIIESMASGIIGKILHNPLMNLKKESSTSLGALYVDAINRLFRLEGEFELYDEGEDEAITKDWK
- a CDS encoding RNB domain-containing ribonuclease, which gives rise to MVNKTPKPNEIVVFRKRREPSFGILRGGVGEKVSLFSEEAREIEIELEKITLSTGIKVVDELTQSEKKLRLRELRRELEEKRERVDLKTLWECVFDSERELTLDELMELYFGDDNFKSEDALLFFWAIDKDDLYFKREEGGYKPRTPKEVEDTIARKESERKRLLEQRAAVRWAKDIIEGNEVTVEGFNFTNYVELLKGYVIHLDRFERSSEARSFMSQVGIKDVEGAIEFLIKTGNWKDDEDPLFKRLGIDEKFPKKAIEEAEEITAKAAPEEGIEDLTRMETYSVDDETTEDIDDAISVDELPEGLLVGVHIANVASFIPKWSHLDEEASRRGETIYLPEGHIHMFPAELIRRKLSLFEGSPKLAISLLALFDENYNLKSYRFARSKILVRKNLTYGEAADFFGRSPQRAKLVEIALALRKRRLDAGAFIVELPQLKIRIDDRGKIHIRKIYMNTISHIVVSEFMILMNWLSARFFKDKKLPAIFRSQQEPISEEARALDEKDPLFPLKAVKFLKPSRVGLSAEPHLSLGLDAYVQITSPIRRYFDLILQRQMLGEMEGEGPSYTDDDIERLYLQIEVGVREKKMIERSRERYWLLKYLSEFEGQRIQGIVSSIRERGASVYLPDYLLEVPISLGSETVLTEGEEISLQVESVDPLRRKIVLIPAFPEALDR
- a CDS encoding tetratricopeptide repeat protein — translated: MWVQRIGRFGFFGGILTFLLLLHPILGNGYSSNNMSLNNMINDTDFKKSSAYEYFVKGRNAYLLSTPMGYENAINWYKKALEVDEKYAPAYAGLGETYSFWIGSEEQVGECGASYDSLQYSLKAVQLAPNSYHSHRALATSYYALGMNDEAKSEAMRALEMNPSDAEAYFILWKSTSKDPESEYIRKALDLNPDLPLVHNDLGTAYLASGNHEKAIYHFRRTVELSPENAIAYNNLGYALAGKGKIEEAIKIYKKSVEIDPNNNLARSNLANALLQNGEIDKAVREYKKAVGTDPNNALFHYNLGTLLLLDGKIKEGIEELKKTIELNPNFGEAYTNLGRALIEMGKTDEALEAFKKAIDINPDDELAHRNLVRVLEARGLAEGALIYQESIDPMRRNKVLMNQRD
- a CDS encoding aldo/keto reductase, with translation MEYIQITGTDIKASRIGLGTWAIGGWLWGGTEEEASIRTIHSALDKGINLIDTAPVYGFGLSEEIVGKAVAQYGNREKVVIATKVGLEWKDGKVFRNSSKARIAEEIEYSLRRLQTDYIDIYQIHWPDPIVPIEETAEAMNELYKQGKIKAIGVSNYSVEQMEIFRKTALLRVSQPPYNLFERGIEKDVLPYCHKNEITTLLYGALCRGLLSGRMKSDTKFEGDDIRKFDPKFKEPRYSQYLRAVERLDNFAREKYGKRVIHLAVRWMLDQPGAGIALWGARNPAQLDSVDDIMGWSLDKEALETIDKIINETVKDPVGPEFMAPPVRQQSN